One Mixta gaviniae genomic window carries:
- a CDS encoding lysis protein, which yields MIFNWRIILTGLLLAAFVAVGGLAGYYRYAAAEQLQRADTAERQFSQANHALDEIQRRQREIAALDDKYTRELNDAKTTIDRLQRDVAAGRKRLRVAATCPAASAAASRLDDAAGARLNDAAERNYFTLRERIEIAKKQITGLQNYIKQQCLNASPGFGE from the coding sequence ATGATCTTTAACTGGCGAATAATATTAACTGGTCTGTTGCTTGCGGCTTTTGTCGCTGTGGGAGGGCTGGCCGGGTATTACCGCTATGCCGCTGCTGAGCAGTTACAGCGTGCTGACACGGCTGAACGGCAGTTTAGTCAGGCCAACCATGCCCTCGATGAGATCCAACGGCGCCAGCGCGAGATTGCTGCACTGGATGATAAATACACGCGAGAATTAAACGATGCGAAAACGACTATCGATCGCCTGCAGCGGGATGTTGCTGCTGGCCGTAAGCGGCTGCGCGTCGCGGCAACCTGTCCCGCCGCGTCTGCCGCCGCCTCCCGCCTGGATGATGCAGCCGGCGCCCGACTTAATGACGCCGCTGAACGGAATTATTTTACTCTCCGGGAGCGAATTGAAATCGCCAAAAAACAAATAACCGGCCTTCAGAACTATATTAAGCAGCAATGTCTCAACGCGTCGCCCGGTTTTGGCGAGTAA
- a CDS encoding lysozyme: MSNSLRNKLITAAGSGAMLITTAFLGGKDGVEGRTYQPYKDVIGVWTVCDGITGPEVIKGKTYSDGECDQLLHQRIRQLKQQVDPLIKVPLGEYQRAALYSFTYNVGIDAFSHSTLLKKLNAGDVESACEELHRWVYAGGMRWRGLMNRREMERSMCLAENADDL, encoded by the coding sequence ATGTCCAACAGTCTACGCAATAAACTGATTACAGCCGCCGGCAGCGGCGCCATGTTGATTACAACGGCTTTCCTTGGCGGTAAGGATGGCGTCGAAGGGCGGACTTACCAGCCTTATAAAGATGTCATTGGCGTCTGGACGGTCTGTGACGGAATAACCGGGCCCGAAGTGATTAAGGGCAAGACCTACAGCGATGGGGAGTGTGATCAGCTTTTACATCAACGCATCCGGCAACTGAAACAGCAGGTTGATCCGCTTATAAAAGTGCCGCTGGGCGAGTATCAACGCGCCGCCCTCTACAGCTTTACTTATAACGTGGGGATAGACGCTTTTTCTCACTCCACTCTGCTGAAGAAGCTCAATGCCGGTGATGTCGAAAGCGCCTGTGAAGAACTGCACCGCTGGGTTTACGCTGGTGGTATGAGATGGCGCGGCTTGATGAACCGCCGCGAGATGGAACGTTCAATGTGCCTGGCGGAGAACGCAGATGATCTTTAA